One window of the Zea mays cultivar B73 chromosome 3, Zm-B73-REFERENCE-NAM-5.0, whole genome shotgun sequence genome contains the following:
- the LOC118476640 gene encoding uncharacterized protein isoform X1, giving the protein MLTSPEIQKQICEACAEETKKVILAEIGDKKFAIIIDEARDTSIKEQMALILRFVNNQGQVIDRFLGIEHVTDTSSSSLKQALDGMLSKHNLSIKNLRGQGYDGASNMRGEFHGLQRRILDENPYALCRLQLMWSAVLEVLENVCQDATNLAQRTTATGLLEKMESFEFVLVLHLMIKVLGKTNDLSQCLQKKDQNIIRAIGLVGVTLQKLNEIRHHGWDAIFEEAKDFCLKHNIVVPDMSAEIVRRGCSRGRRGQLVTYYEHLHHEIFNVVLDQVIVEFNNRFAERSTQLLRCVACLDPSNSFANYDEDKLVELAQIYVDDFTEYDCIVLRDQLDTFITEGREDSSFLSCCDLGNLAMKMVKTDRHTVFPLVYRLIELALILPVATATVERAFSAMKIIKTDLRNKMGDEWMSHCMICYIERDIFASIEDRQIIEHYQAMRTRREQIPKTRNISIVDESNLSN; this is encoded by the exons ATGTTGACATCACCGGAGATTCAAAAGCAAATTTGTGAGGCTTGTGCAGAAGAGACCAAAAAAGTCATCTTAGCTGAAATTGGGGATAAGAAATTTGCTATAATCATCGATGAGGCCCGAGACACATCTATCAAGGAACAAATGGCTTTGATTTTGAG ATTTGTCAACAATCAAGGCCAGGTGATTGATAGATTTCTTGGAATTGAACATGTTACAGATACAAGCTCATCTTCACTTAAACAAGCTTTAGATGGTATGCTCTCTAAACATAATCTCTCTATAAAAAACTTACGTGGGCAAGGATATGATGGAGCATCAAACATGAGAGGGGAATTCCATGGGTTACAGAGAAGGATATTGGATGAGAACCCCTATGCCTTATGTCGTCTTCAACTCATGTGGAGTGCTGTCTTAGAGGTGTTAGAGAATGTATGTCAAGATGCCACTAATCTAGCACAAAGAACCACAGCGACAGGTTTATTAGAGAAAATGGAGAGCTTTGAGTTTGTTCTTGTGTTACACCTCATGATCAAAGTTTTGGGTAAGACAAATGACCTGTCACAATGCTTGCAAAAGAAAGATCAAAATATTATTCGTGCCATAGGATTGGTTGGTGTCACATTGCAAAAATTAAATGAGATAAGACACCATGGTTGGGATGCTATTTTTGAAGAGGCCAAGGATTTTTGTCTCAAGCATAATATTGTTGTCCCGGATATGTCAGCGGAAATAGTTAGAAGAGGATGTTCTAGAGGCCGTAGAGGACAGTTGGTTACTTATTATGAGCATCTTCATCATGAAATATTCAATGTGGTGTTGGATCAAGTTATAGTTGAGTTTAACAATCGTTTTGCTGAAAGGTCTACTCAACTCTTGAGATGTGTTGCTTGTCTTGATCCTAGTAATTCTTTTGCCAACTATGATGAAGATAAGCTTGTTGAACTTgcacaaatttatgttgatgacttcACAGAATATGATTGTATAGTTCTTAGAGACCAACTTGATACATTCATTACCGAAGGAAGAGAAGATTCAAGTTTCCTATCATGTTGTGATCTTGGTAATCTTGCTATGAAGATGGTTAAGACAGATAGACATACTGTATTCCCATTGGTTTATCGTCTAATTGAATTGGCTTTGATTTTGCCTGTTGCAACTGCAACTGTAGAAAGAGCATTTTCAGCCATGAAAATCATCAAGACAGATTTGCGAAATAAGATGGGTGATGAATGGATGAGTCATTGTATGATTTGCTATATCGAGAGGGATATATTTGCAAGTATTGAAGATCGTCAAATTATAGAGCATTATCAAGCCATGAGAACACGAAGGGAGCAAATACCAAAGACAA GAAATATTTCTATTGTTGATGAAAGCAATCTAAGTAATTGA
- the LOC118476640 gene encoding transcription factor Maf isoform X2 produces MEEAPELISPRISFSHDLAAATPPPAPAPALLAGRRSDASLLGSRPRLPEPDFDFDFDFANATAAADVAPADRLFAGGKLLPLPPLPPAPKPNNPCKPQACSSSSTSVKQAQQQACQQRRPGSWASSFSRSSSANSATTGAPRSAGRFGCPPFPLMRSWSVGSAASVARGAAAATLGDDGAAPDAAAASHRPHHHQYHKKFGIVAGAATSNNGGSSRTYYYGGSRKGGGGGGSSGSHGVRVRPVLNVPFIGTSVSNVLSYLLCDCSHGTKKSRGL; encoded by the coding sequence ATGGAAGAAGCCCCGGAGCTGATCAGCCCCAGGATCTCCTTCTCGCACGACCTAGCAGCCGCGACACCGCcgccagcgccagcgccagcCCTGCTTGCCGGCCGGCGGTCGGACGCGTCGCTGCTCGGGTCACGCCCGCGCCTCCCGGAGCCGGACTTCGACTTCGACTTCGACTTCGCCAACGCCACGGCCGCCGCCGACGTCGCCCCGGCCGACCGCCTCTTCGCCGGCGGCAagctgctgccgctgccgccgcttCCGCCCGCTCCGAAGCCCAACAACCCGTGCAAGCCACAGgcttgcagcagcagcagcaccagtgTCAAGCAGGCGCAGCAGCAGGCGTGCCAACAGAGGCGGCCGGGGTCGTGGGCGTCCTCGTTCTCACGCAGCAGCAGCGCCAACTCGGCCACGACGGGCGCGCCGCGGTCCGCGGGGAGGTTCGGATGCCCGCCGTTCCCGCTGATGCGCAGCTGGTCAGTCGGCTCGGCGGCGAGCGTGGCGCGGGGTGCTGCTGCTGCCACCTTGGGTGATGATGGCGCGGCCCcggacgccgccgccgccagccATCGGCCTCATCATCACCAGTACCACAAGAAATTCGGCATCGTCGCTGGGGCTGCTACTAGCAACAACGGTGGTAGCTCAAGAACTTACTACTATGGAGGTAGCAGaaaaggcggcggcggcggcggcagtagCGGTAGCCATGGTGTTAGGGTTCGGCCGGTGCTGAACGTGCCGTTCATCGGCACAAGTGTGTCCAACGTGCTCAGCTACTTGCTCTGTGACTGTAGCCACGGGACCAAGAAGAGTAGGGGCTTGTAG